DNA sequence from the Candidatus Nealsonbacteria bacterium genome:
CCCAAATTTCTTTAAATGATTTTTTATTATAATTACCCAACCTAAACTCGCCATCTCCTAAAAAACTGCTACAACTGTAAACATCGCCGCTAGCCATAACATAGGCCCAAAAAAAAGGAACGGCATGACAAACTTTATAACCTCGACCTTCCTCCAATTTTTTCATTGTTTTTTCTCTGAAGATTACTTCAAATTTATCACTGTTTAATTTTTTTAATTCATCTTTTAAATAAAAATACTTTTTATAAGAAATATTTTCATATTCCCTGGTAATGCTTTTTTTATGCTGAGAATAGGGTTTTATAATCAAGTAATCCAAACCGATTTCTTTCAGTTTTTTAGCCAAAATTACGGCTTCCCTATAATTGTCGGGCAATAGAAGCATCTGACCGCCCAAAGTACATTTGGATTTTTGTTTCTTTTTAATTCCAACCGCTTTTTTAAGATTATTTATGATAATATTAAAATCCTGGATTTTCGGTCTGTGAATTCTCATGTGAGTTTCCGGTTTACCGGCATCAATACTTACTTTTACCCAAGTCAATAAAGGTAAAATATCTTTTAATAGGCTTTCTTTTAAAAAAGTTCCGTTAGTAGTAAAAGAAATATCAATTCCTAAAGATTTGGTATATTTAACTATTTCTTTTATTTTAGGATGAAGCAACGGTTCTCCTTCGCCGCCAAATTGAATGCTTTTTACGCCACCCCGAGCCATATCTCTGATTGCTTTTTTTAAATTATAGAAACTCGCAAATTGACTCTTGTTTCTTAAATAATCCACAGCACAAAATTTGCAACGGTGGTTGCAAAGTCCGGAAGTCGAAATTTCAACATAAATAGGATATATTCTCTTAGCTCTTTCCCAATTATCTCGAATTTTTAACCAAGCTGCCAATCTTTCGGGATGAAATATGATTTTATGATAATCAATAGCATATTTGTCCTCCATATTTTTAAATACTTAAACTTTTTATTATTTCAGCCGCAGATACTAAATTGTCTACGTAAAAAATTCTCCCCGGATTAGACAGCTCTAGGGGTTTTATTTGATCCAGTAAGTGATTGTTCTTCCCGTTTTTAAAAAAAATACCGATCCCGCCGGCAT
Encoded proteins:
- a CDS encoding radical SAM protein — its product is MEDKYAIDYHKIIFHPERLAAWLKIRDNWERAKRIYPIYVEISTSGLCNHRCKFCAVDYLRNKSQFASFYNLKKAIRDMARGGVKSIQFGGEGEPLLHPKIKEIVKYTKSLGIDISFTTNGTFLKESLLKDILPLLTWVKVSIDAGKPETHMRIHRPKIQDFNIIINNLKKAVGIKKKQKSKCTLGGQMLLLPDNYREAVILAKKLKEIGLDYLIIKPYSQHKKSITREYENISYKKYFYLKDELKKLNSDKFEVIFREKTMKKLEEGRGYKVCHAVPFFWAYVMASGDVYSCSSFLGDGEFRLGNYNKKSFKEIWESEKRRKHWKFIRNKLDISQCRENCRMDEVNRYLERLNSPPEHVNFI